The DNA region GAGTTTGAGATACATAGGTGGCAAGCAGATGCTATGAGAGAAGCTAATATATAGAGTAACAGAGACACAGATGAACTTAGGGCCCTTACCCTGCAGCTGTTGAAGAAAATAGGGATTAAATATTTTTGCCAGAAAGTTTACTGGATAGCGCTCAATAAGGGTGCATGAGTGGAGCAGATTCAGCAGGGCGTGAGGCTGAAACTGAGTAAAGCGAGCGTTTAGTATCCTTTCAAGTTTTCTGAAGACAGAGGGAGCACTTGGTGGTAGGTAATTGAGTGTCCCAAATGGAACAATATACTCAGCAATCTGTCTGGTGGTGTATTTGTCGGCATTATAAGCAAAACTTTCTGCCACAGCATCAAAGATGGGCTTAGAACAGATCAGCTTTCGGCAGCAGTACTGCATGACTTTGCTGACTGCTTCAGGGTGCATGGTGAAGGAGGATTTGGGAACAAGCCTTTCCAGTGCTTCTGTGAAGAACTGGTCAGTGTGTCCAAAATGTATGAAAGCTCCCAGCACATTTACTAGTTCATCATCTGTGAATCGAGGGACATGCCTCACTGAATACTTACATAGTCTTATTACTAGAGGGATTGCCTGAGTTTGGTCAAGAATAACCAGTGCCTTCAGTATTCTGCTTATCAATTTAGGACTTAGTTGGGGAGCTAAGGTTAAAGTGATGTTGTTCATGTGGTTTAACAAGTCTTGGTATTGTCCTTCTTCTGTAATACTCATCTGCAGCATTCCATAAACCACTGCTATTTCCTCAGTGGTCCATTCTTCAAGCTTTTTTCCATGTACTTGGTTCACAATTTGTTCCAGCATTGTACAACCTGGGCCTTCCAAATCAAGCAAGCTTTCTCCAAGAATACACAGGTTTCTAATGGTTAATTGTCCCTTATCAAGTCGTTTCTGGCTCTCTGATACCAAACGTACAATCAAAGTACTCCAGGGATCAACACGCAACTTTATCAAAGCCTGCAAAGCAGTCACGAGACCAGTGTCTGACAGATTTTGTGATTCATGTTCAAACTGAAAGCATAATGCCCTGAAGACTTCGTTCTCCAATATGGCTTCAGGATTCTTCAATCCACTGtcatccacttcaaattcacagaTCCTCTGTAAAGCTGCTGCTGCCATGGTGTCAGATATAACTTCTAAAGAACTCAGAAATTTAAAAATCTCATCGGATGAATTCAAGCTGTTCAGCTCCATGAAAAGTTTTTGTTCATCCATCCCTTTGCCATCAGATTTAGAACTGTTCACAGCATCTCTGTGAAGATGTACAGTTCCCATAATGGAGTTAGGCTGGTTCCAGAGTTCTGCATGGTAGTTTCTACAAAACACATACCGAAACCTAACCCTTGAAAGTACTATGCCAAAGACTGAGGAACCACAGCACCATGACCTTAGCTGTCTGCCTTGATCATTAAGGTGGTTCAAGGTTTTTCTTAGCGTTCCCAGGGCTCTGCATGTGCGTACACTAGAAGAATAAAACTGGAAACTTTGTAAGTTAATCAAAGCCATATCAAGCCAAGTGCTCCTCTGGAAGTTGCctataggagaaaaaaaaagaaagggacattTTATAGAAAAATGACTGTTTCACAGGAATGTACAAATTACCTGACCAGGTTAGACCAGTGGCCAATCTagtccagatgcttcagaggaagtggaAGAAACCCTACAGAGGACACTGAACAACCTGCTTATAGGATTTCTTTCTTGCTCCCTTAATAGTCCGTTTCCCAAAGACTCCCTCACCCCATCACACCAAAataatttctctgttttttcccccaacttGATTACTTTGTACATTTGACTGCAGAACATGAGGTCAGTTAGATTCCAATCCTATGGTTAGAACTGCTCAAGCATATGCAAATACCCAGGCAGttgcagcatcagggccttaGTTACCTGCACatacagcaacaaaaataaaataaaataataataaaaagacaacCTCATCCCATTCCCGCTTATAGAGAAGCATGTGTGTAAACATCTGCAGGATCATGGTTTCTCAATTAGAGGTCCTAAAAGAATTGGCATGGGAACTCAGGAGAAAGTGTAGTGTTATACCTGAAACTACCTTTAAAACTTGTTAAAGTTGACTTGATTTCAAGTTCACAGTGTTAATTTAAAAGAGTAATTCTTAAACTATGCAAGAGTCCTATTATCAACAAGTATATTTTTTGACCTGCACATTGATAAATTATGTATTTAACATAAGagtgaccatactgggtcagaccaaagatccatctagccaagtatcctgtcttctgacagtggccaatgccaggtgccccagagagaacgaacagaacagttaatcatcaagtgattcaccccGTCGTCCATTCAagcagctttttgtttgtttgtttgttttgtttcagcacTCCAGCCAGctataggggttttttttttgcactttggTGGCTTggtgcagcaaaaaagctagagcctgccccaccccttgtccatgtgtttgttgaccccctcaaaaaattctagtagatttagtgaggcatgatttccttttacaaaaaccatgttgactcttccccaacaaattatgttcatctatgtgtctaaaaattttgttctttactatagtttcaaccagtttgcccaatactagagtcaggcttaccagcctgtaattgctgcgatcacctctggagccctttttaaatattggcatcatattagctatcctccagtccaggagtcagcaacctctggcacatggctcaccagggtaagcaccctggcgagctgggccagtttgtttacctgccgcatccacagattgggctgatcgcggctccctctggccatggttcgctgctccaggccaatgggggcagcagtaagctgcggccagcacatccctcggcctgcgccgctttcCACAgtccctattggcctggagcggggGACCGCACCCAGTCGAAGCCActtgcggacatggcaggtaaacaaactggccccgcccgccagagtgcttactctggtgagccatgtgtcagaggttgccgacccctgctccagTCAtttgtacagaagctgatttaaacgataggttacagactacaattagcagttctgcaatttcacatttgaattccttcagaactattGGGTGAATATCACCTGGTCcttgtgacttattactgtttagtttatcaatttgttccaaaaccttctatAATGATatctcaatctgggacactttcatcagatttgtcacttaaaaagaaaggctcaggtttgggaatctccctcacatccccagcaaagaattcatttagtttctccacaatggccttatcatcccttagtgctcctttagcatctcaattgtaCAGTGGCCCaactggttgtttagcaagcttcctgcttctgatgtacttactttttttttttttgctattacttttttggctagctgttcttccaATTTCTTTTtggtcttcctaattatatttttacacttcatttgccagtttatgctcctttctattttcttcactaagatttaacttccactttttaaaggatgcctttttgcctcttactACCGTCCATACTCAACCAAACTAATGTATATAGTTACACTGACTTTGCTTTGAGTTAACAAACTAGCACGTAATAGAAAGGAAGTTTCAGAGAAGTATTTTTATTGCCCCCCGGCAAAGTCAGTAAGGAATCTACTCGTCATGCACATTAACTAAAAAGAAAGAATAGTATTTCATTCACATTTCCCCAAACTTCTGCCTATCTGTCTGCCTGTCAATCTGTCCTTAGACTGAGAGTTCCTTGGAAAAAAGTaccatttctttttttcctatttggAAAGCACCTCGCCCTATAGCAGGTACTACTataaaaacacaataataatacaaatatattacTCTTTGTGAAACTTCAAGCAGCTCTTTGGATCAGTTCCCTTTCCTCCTACTTTATAACATTATAACATCTTTGACAGACAGTCCAGCtgttcataataaaaaaaaaatgagttacaAGGCCTCAGCAAAGGGGTACTCATTTACAACAGTGAAGAATCTGGCCCTCTCAGTCCCAAGGTACAGATACCTCTCCCATAAAGGATGTTACATCTAAGTTTAAAGGTACACTTCTCTGAACCTAGAGTAACACTCTAGTGGTGCATGATAAGCTAAGGGACACAAAAACCCTTATCCACAACTATACACATTCCTATATGTGTTTACGCTTGTGCAATGAGGGTGCAAAATGCTCTCATTCTGATTCGGTACCATTTTACATTCCCTTTGGACAGGGGTAAATTACTACAAAAGGAGGATGGCAACAGTTAATCAGGATTGTTACCAGATTTACTCCCATGGACTTCTACAGAACTACTCCCTCCCAGGAGTAAGTACTAGGTCTGGAGGCCTTTGCAGGATAGAAGCTATTTGCTAACTCGTGTTTAGCACGTGAGATGCTTGGCTATGAGCCAGAGAGGACCAGTCTCCATTGCTACATAAGTAAAACAATAAGGCGACTACTAGATTTTGTTGCGTTTAGGTTTTAGGGCCCAAAACGTTGTTAGACGAattattttttctgaaatatcGTTTTAACCACTCGATCTCTCTCCAAAGAGCCAATGGCAGTTTCCATCAGAGCATGGCTTTAGCATAACGTCCTTTGCCGGTTCCCAGGTTTCCCCGGGGATAGCCGCATCCTCAGCACTGAGGGGGGAAAGGCACAACCCCCAGAGTGGGGCAGCCTCCCCTTGCCGCTCCCGCCGCCCCGCTCCCCATTGCGGGCTTGCTGCTGCGCTCCGACAAGCACGGGCCCGGCTCTGTACCTGAATGACAGCCCGGACCGGGCTCCGAGCCGCGacaccacacacagccccaccgaCGCGCGCAAGCGGTGCCTCTTCCTCGATAAGACCCCGCCCCCTTCCGCCTGGTGTTCAGCTCTTACTTGGGCCAACCACAGACTAACCCGGAGTGACCTCGCGCCCGCCCGCCCGCAGGGTCGCTTCTCCACAGAGAAGGGGGCGGGGCCGCTCCTGGCTCAACTCCGGGCAACGCGGCAGTTGGCTCGCGGGGGCCTGCTCCGCGCGGTGCGACAGCCTCGGGGAGACCGGGCAGTGCGGAGCTGGTGAGGGGCCGGGCCATTTCCCGGGGCGCGAGCGCGTTCGGAGCGGAGTGACCGTTAGCGGCCGGCCGCGCGGGCTGGGCTCGCGGTGAGGCCCGTAGCTGCTGGGCGGGGCCCGGGGCCCGGCTGCCGCGATAAACCCGGGCGCGAGATAAGGGAAACCTGGGCCCGGTTAAAGAACTGAACCCCGTTTCGTGCTGAGAAGACGAGGCGAGACCGTCCCTGCCGGTGAAAGGGGCGCAGCCTCCGTGTCCCTTCCCTGAGACTTGCCGGCGGGGCGTGATACGAGGACATCTGCTCTCTGGGGAATCGGTTTCAAAGCGGagtgaggtgggttttttaatcTCAGTTTCGGTCTGTTTCACacacgtggctcctggaaggcTGAGGTGGAGCAGAGACCTGTCCTCTAACTCCGGACACAATCTCACTTCTTCCGATTATCCTCGGGTCTCACGTGGGAAATAGTCTGGTCAGTTATCTTCTTCCGTGATGAGGGTTACGTGGTAAACTGCATTTGAGCCGCTCTGTCTGTAAGAACACGTGGCTCTCACGTCGTTCTTACCTTGAGCGCGAAGCACTTCTCAAGGGCGGCTCTTAGGTCTTCACAATTCCTCCCCTCCTGCagaagcccccctcccccccccccccggcactcaGCATTATTCAGTAGATTTTATCCTTCATGACAAGAAGCCCTATTCAGGCCAGGTGACATTTTAAGACTCCAGAGTTGtgttctcagggcttgtctacatcagaaagttgcagcgctggtgagggagttacagcgctgcaacttaggaggtgtacacatctgcagggcaccaccagcgcttcaactccctgtttgcagcgctggctgtactcccgttttgtctcgggtgtagaggatccagcgctggtaatcaagtatagacacttaccagcgcttttcttgacctccgtggaataagcaggtatcccagcatacctgaggaagcctctggtaatgaagctggtctccttccccagcttgctctcgcgttccccgaaccccgagcaagcaggtctccttccctgaggtttgctgggtggttccgggaacgcgagagcaaaccgcggcgaagctggtctccttccccggtttgctatcgcgttccccgaacaagcaggtctccttccctacggtttgcagggtggttcggggaatgcgagagcaaaccgcggcgaagctggtctcctttcccggtttgctctctcgttccccgaacaagcaggtctccttccctgcggtttgcagggtgattcggggaacgcgagagcaaaccgcggcgaagctggtctcctttcccggtttgctctcttgttccccgaaccccagagcaagcaggtctccttccctgcggtttgcagggtggttcggggaacgcgagagcaaaccgggaaaggagaccagcttcgccgcggtttgctctcgcgttccccgaacaagcaggtctccttccctgcggtttgcagggtggttcggggaacgcgagagcaaaccgcggcgaagctggtctccttccccggtttgctctcgcattccccgaacctccgtgcaagcaggtctccttccctgcggtttgcaggggggttcggggaacgcgagagcaaaccgcggcgaagctggtctcctttcccggtttgctctctcgttccccgaacccccgatcaagcaggtctccttccctgcggtttgctctcgcgttccccgaacctccgtgcaagcaggtctccttccctgcggtttgcaggggggttcggggaacgcgagagcaaaccgtggcgaagctggtctccttccccggtttgctctcgcgttccccgaaccccccttgaagccgcccaacagcgctgcagtgtggccacatctaacaccacttgcagcgctggttgctgtaagtgtggccactctgcagtgctggccctatacagctgtactaatacagctgtaacaaccagcgctgcaaaattttagatgtagacatggcctcagtttatTTCTGGATTGACTTTTACCCATGAGCTTCCTAATCATGACATCCTGTTTTCATTAATGCTTTTACAGTTAGGCACCTGCCTCATTGGCTTGGCAAAGGGGAGTCCAAGGAGGTCTGCCAGTGTGGCAAGGGAGCCCTTTCCATTGGAATGGTTGACTGAGGCTCAACAATACCTTCACTCTTATTTTTTATATTGAGTCAACGTGTATACAAGCTTCTTTCTTCTACTCTTCCTCCCAATATGAAAAGGCATGAAGCCCCCtcccttttggaaaaaaaaaaccaacgaCAACAAAAAAACAGTGTTCTGTTCTTTGGGAAAATATAATAATTGTGCTTTAAACTGTGtcaccttgatttttttttttgtttgagccTGTCCCCTGCTGCTGTTGACTTCTGTAGGCTTTGTCCACACTGTATGCCTGCACAGtgtattttgaaaatgtgaactgtaCACATTTACTTCCCCAAAGCATCTCAGTGA from Gopherus evgoodei ecotype Sinaloan lineage chromosome 2, rGopEvg1_v1.p, whole genome shotgun sequence includes:
- the FASTKD3 gene encoding FAST kinase domain-containing protein 3, mitochondrial isoform X2; translation: MALINLQSFQFYSSSVRTCRALGTLRKTLNHLNDQGRQLRSWCCGSSVFGIVLSRVRFRYVFCRNYHAELWNQPNSIMGTVHLHRDAVNSSKSDGKGMDEQKLFMELNSLNSSDEIFKFLSSLEVISDTMAAAALQRICEFEVDDSGLKNPEAILENEVFRALCFQFEHESQNLSDTGLVTALQALIKLRVDPWSTLIVRLVSESQKRLDKGQLTIRNLCILGESLLDLEGPGCTMLEQIVNQVHGKKLEEWTTEEIAVVYGMLQMSITEEGQYQDLLNHMNNITLTLAPQLSPKLISRILKALVILDQTQAIPLVIRLCKYSVRHVPRFTDDELVNVLGAFIHFGHTDQFFTEALERLVPKSSFTMHPEAVSKVMQYCCRKLICSKPIFDAVAESFAYNADKYTTRQIAEYIVPFGTLNYLPPSAPSVFRKLERILNARFTQFQPHALLNLLHSCTLIERYPVNFLAKIFNPYFLQQLQAQKPGLDRFVLSQLTQLFLTVTLECPFYEGPKLLPKYRVKSFLIPGRSLESSVDVHLYNRVKTGLVDLLGTRMYFASHVLTPYCYTLDVEIKLDEEGFVLPATQNEEVHRRIALCIDGPKRFCSNNHSLLGKEAIKQRHLQLLGYEVVQIPFFEFEILDNSREIVEYLHKKIFPHTYRLNW
- the FASTKD3 gene encoding FAST kinase domain-containing protein 3, mitochondrial isoform X1, whose protein sequence is MALINLQSFQFYSSSVRTCRALGTLRKTLNHLNDQGRQLRSWCCGSSVFGIVLSRVRFRYVFCRNYHAELWNQPNSIMGTVHLHRDAVNSSKSDGKGMDEQKLFMELNSLNSSDEIFKFLSSLEVISDTMAAAALQRICEFEVDDSGLKNPEAILENEVFRALCFQFEHESQNLSDTGLVTALQALIKLRVDPWSTLIVRLVSESQKRLDKGQLTIRNLCILGESLLDLEGPGCTMLEQIVNQVHGKKLEEWTTEEIAVVYGMLQMSITEEGQYQDLLNHMNNITLTLAPQLSPKLISRILKALVILDQTQAIPLVIRLCKYSVRHVPRFTDDELVNVLGAFIHFGHTDQFFTEALERLVPKSSFTMHPEAVSKVMQYCCRKLICSKPIFDAVAESFAYNADKYTTRQIAEYIVPFGTLNYLPPSAPSVFRKLERILNARFTQFQPHALLNLLHSCTLIERYPVNFLAKIFNPYFLQQLQAQKPGLDRFVLSQLTQLFLTVTLECPFYEDIEGNTSSCDSSSSFTGKLKPSGLSPCSL